ACCGCCCGGCGGCGTAAATCGAGTGGCCGTGATACGCCGTCCATCATTATTAAACTCTGTAGCTAGCACGTTACCGTAATCGTCGTATTCATCTTCACGGAGAAATCGTTCGAAAAGCACGCGAAATGAATCGCCGATCCGTAAGTCGTTATTGAAATCAATTTCACCGCCAAGAACATCGGCCATCGTAATCGCGAGTTGGACCTCCTCGCCCGCGCTATTGATCGCCGCAACCAACGAAGAACGGGCGGAATCAATTTCACCACTCATCGCGATGACAGCCCGCTCCTTGACGTAAGGGATGATTGTCGCCTGAAATCGACTCTCTCCAACCCGCTGAATCCGCAGGAAGCTATCCGAGTCGATATGGTACTTAAGTCTCACTAAGTTTCCATCGGTCGACATGACAACCTCATAGTCATTGGCTGCCCTCAAACGCCTCGGATCGAAGACACTACGCGTTTGATTGACGACCGCGGCAACAACATTGTTAGACAGGCCGAAGGATTCCAAGAGGCTAGCAAAAGTCGCGTTGCGGGGAACCGTGCCAGCCTTGACCGTCGACTCCGACGGTAGGTCAATATCGACAACATGGGCTAGCGCTGCCGCAGGCTCAAGGTCTGGATCCGCACAGCCAGTAGAACCGACCAAAACTGCTGTTGGGATCACAACTAAATAGCTGACCAGCCGCATGTTCCGCCCATTCTAGCATGGCCCTGAAAGGCCTCGTTACGGTAGTAAGGCGGTGCTTACCGAAGGCGTGTTATTTCGTTCCAGGCGCTCGACCTAGTCCATCGACAAGCCGTGCCACGCCAGCAGCGAATACCTCGGGTTCGGGTATCAAGCTACACACGATGAACGCTTCTTCGGGGAACTCAAAGAAATATCCTGGGTGCACAAGCACTCGGTGCTTTTCGAGAAGATTGAGAACACGCTGCTCTTCACTAACGACAGCCGGTACACGTACGACGGCAGACCAACCACCTCCGACCGGGAGCACTCGGCACGGGGGAACCTCAGCAGTAACTCGTTGCAGGACGTCAAAGTTGTGGCGGATCCGCGTTGCGATCTGCTCGTGCACACCACAACCACTCTCAAGGAGCGAGCCTAGCGCTCTTTGCACTGTGGTGGTCACCGATAAATAGGTGTCATAGGCTATCTCTAAACGAGCTAATGTTTCGGTAACCACTGAATCAAAACCACTCACCGCGATCCAAGCCAGTTTCAACTGTGGTAGTCCTAGCAACTTCGAGATACCACCTAGACTGAACGCTAAGGGTGCACCGCTACTGATGACACTTGGCTGTGGTGGAAACGGCGTTGCTACCGGATATGGCCGGAAGACTTCATCACCAATCAGCGCTAGTTCATACCTTTTGGCAAGTTCGGCCAATTCTTCGAGCTCCGTGTTTGTTGCATATGACCCAGTTGGGTTGTTAGGGCTCACGATAAGAATCGCGCGGGTACGAGATGAAATGGCGCTTGCCACGCTATCCAAATCGATCGACCACAACCCCGAATACTCGAGACGATAAGGTACGCTGACAACTCCGTCCAGCCGAGTGAGATGCTCAAACAGTGGATAGCTCGGCTGTGGCACGAGAACCTCATCACCAGGGTTGCACAAGATTTTAAAAAGGAGGGAGTAGGCCTCACTCGTGCTGGCTGTCAGGGCAATTTGTTGCGGCGCGACTATTACCGCTCCGCCTCTGAGGTGTGTCGCGATTGCGGCCCGAGCTGTAGGTAAACCGAGTGGATGGACTTCATAGTCCAAACTCGTCTCATTAAGCAAGTTGAACAGTCCCTTGGAATAACAGAGGCCGACCCGCGTCGGATTCGACACCGTGAGATCAATGAACGAGCTCCCACTTGCTTGCAAGCATCGCAGGGCACGTGTCAACGGGTTCGAGTGGAGAACTTCTGGTAATCTGGCCGAAAACATCGACGGAGAAGCCTACTCCACAATCTTGGAACGCTGAAGTCAAGCCCAGAAACCACCTATACCAATGGGCAGGCCTCAGAAACTAGGTAAGTTGCAATAGAATCAAGGATAATCGCTCGTTGTCGGATGCATTGGCTCCGATGAAACCGGTAAGGAACTGAGAATGCTTCGTGCATTATTAGTTGCAGCTTATTTCGCACTTACGGCATTGCCGTTAGTCGCTCAGCCTGGATCAATTGAATGGCGCACCGAAGGCATGCGGCGCATCGAGGGATACCTACCACTCTATTGGGACAATGATAGAGGTCGCCTGTTCCTAGAACTTACTCGATTCGAAACCGAACTGCTGTATCAAGTCTCGTTGGCAACTGGTGTCGGCTCAAATCCCCTCGGACTCGACCGCGGGAGGTTGGGCGCCACCCGTGTGGTGCATTTTCAGCGGGTTGGCCCGCGGGTGCTGATGATTGAACCAAATTATCGATACCGGGCGATTACGACAGATGCGGACGAGCGGCGATCTGTCGCCGACTCGTTTGCGCAATCGGTTACGTGGGGCTTTGAGGTCGAGGCCACCAGCGGCCCTCGGGTTCTCGTCGACGCCACAGAGTTCTTCTTGCGCGATGCTAACAATGTTGCTGATCGGCTCAGGCACCTCAACCAAGGGCGTTTCAGTCTCATGCCGACACGTAGCGCGATCAATTTGGCACGAACGCGGGGGTTCCCCGAAAACATAGAGGTTGACGCAAGGATTACATTCGTCGCCGAAGACGGATCCGACCCGGGGAGTCTACTGCAACAAACAACGCCCTCCCCCCGCTCGGTTACTCTTCGGCAACACCATTCGTTCGTCGAACTACCAGACCCAACTGAGAATGGCTACCGGCCGAGGTCCGTCGACCCACGCGTCAACACGTTAGGCATTTCATTCCATGACTATGCGATGCCAATCACCGAGTCGGTTGAGCGTGGCTGGGTCATCCGCCACAACCTCCAAAAACGGGACCCGACCGCACGCGTTTCCGAGCCTGTTGAGCCAATCGTCTATTACCTCGATCCTGGTGTACCCGAGCCAATCCGCAGTGCGTTACTTGATGGCGCTTCATGGTGGAACGATGCATTCGAGGAAGCGGGCTTCCAGAATGCGTTTCAGGTGAGACTCCTGCCGGATGGTGCTGATCCGATGGATGTCCGCTACAACATGATTCACTGGGTCCATCGTTCCACCCGGGGATGGTCCTATGGCAATCAAGTTATAGATCCCCGCACAGGCGAGATTCTAAAAGGTAACGTTCGCCTCGGTTCGCTTCGAGCAAGGCAGGACTACCTAATTGGCGCTGGCTTGGCACCACCCTACGGAACTTTCAACGATGCCGACAGTGCCTGGTGCATGGTGGCGGCTACGCCTGGACTCGAGTACTTGCAACCACTCGACCCAACTGCCGATCCAGAAGCTATGGTGTTGGACAGACTTCGTCAACTTGCGGCGCACGAGGTGGGTCATGCAATAGGTTTTGCCCATAACTTTGCGGCAAGTACCTATGGCCGGGCTTCGGTAATGGACTATCCGGCACCACTTGTCCAGATTCGAGATGGCCAAATCGACCTGTCGGACGCATATACGGAAGGGATAGGAAACTTTGACCGCTTCGCAGTGACCTACGCTTACTCGCAATTCGCACCCGACATTGACGAAGCAACCGCACTGGAACAAATCGTCAGCCAAGGTGTTGCAAACGGCATGTTGTTCCTAACCGATGCCGATACTCGTCCGGCTGGCGCTGCGCACCCGCTCGCGAATCTGTGGGACAACGGGTCGGATCCAGTGGCCATGCTCCGTCACGAAATGGACGTGCGGGGGATCGGACTTCGTCAATTCGGCCTTCGCAACATTTCAATTGGTGCGCCACTTTCCACACTCGAAATAGAGCTATTACCACTCTACCTGCACCATCGTTACCAACTTGCGGCTGCAGTCAAAGCATTGGGTGGGGTCCACTACACATACGCGATTCGAACCGTTAACGGACCAAGCCCACCTTCACCGTCCCAGATCGTACCAGTCAACCAACAGCGTGCCTCACTCGAAGCCGTTCTCGACACAATCAGCCCCGAAGCACTACTACTGCCTCCTGCGCTACTTGACCTGATGCCACCGCGCGCATTCCATTCTGGCGGCGTGACAACCGAACCGTTCGAACGACGAACCGCTATGACCTTTGATCCGATTACGGCGGCAATGACCGCGGCTGATTTAGCGATCTCAGCTCTCCTCCAACCCGAGCGAGCGGCAAGACTCGTGGATTTTCATTCTCGTGATAGTGAGTATCCTAGCTTCGAAGAAGTCACCGAGGCGCTCATGTCGAGAACCTGGGGCGCTCCGCCGCCCGGTGAACCACGGGCCGAGTTGATTCAACAGGCGGTCGAACGATTAACCGTGGATAGGTTAGTGCAATTGGCCGCCGACTCTACCGCCTTGTCTCAGGTGCGGGCGATAGCTAGCAATGTACTTTTCGAACTCGCTGAAAACTTAGATGGCGCAGTGTCAGCTCACGACCGGACTACACGCGACGACATCTGGCGATTTCTACAGCGTCCTGACGCAACATATTCGCCAACACCCGTCCCTCTCACACCACCTGGTGATCCAATTGGAACCCCTTCATTACCTCGACGGTAAGTGAATCCTTTGAATTCTCCAATCACCAGGTCCTTATTCAGTCAAAAGGCGCATCTGACATTGATTCGTCAGAATTGATCCATCGATACGGTCGCCCGTAGTAACACCGACGAACACTAATCGGCGCACCGCACCGGTCGTATCAGCGTCCCCACTCTCGTTCAAGGCGTGCGTATTGTGTGCGCGCTTCGGCCCACGCCTCCAGTTCGGTAGGCTCGTAGACGTCGTCTTCCATGTGACGGGCCACAGCCTCCCGAGCCTCACCAACATTCCCGAAACAACCGTCAGAGATTGCCTGAACGATCACATTGCCAAGTGCAGTCGCCTCAATGGGACCAGCTCTAACCTCACGACCAGTGGCATCGGCGGTCGCCTGGTTAAGGAAACGGTTTTGCGATCCACCGCCAATGATTCTGATGCCGACGATCGCACGGCCCGTCGCGTGCTCGATTGCCTCGACCACTGATGCGTAGCGTAAGGCAAGCGACTCAAGAACAACCCGTGCATATCCACCGTAATCGCCTGGCACGGGCTGACCTGATTCCCGTAGAAAGGCCTCGATCGCCCTGGGCATATCTGGCGGGTTGAAGAATCTAGGATCGTCAGGTAGAACGAATGCTTGACGAGCCCGGACCAAAGCGATTGCCCGGCTAAGGTCAATAAAATCTATAGCCTCTCCTTGTGTCGCCCATATTTTCCGGCAGGACTCAAGGATCCACATGCCAGCAATATTCTTAAGTAAACGATTCTTACCTTCTACGCCACCTTCATTCGTTAGGCCTACTTCCCGCGCCGTGTCGGTCAGTAAGGGAACCTCAGTCTCGATACCTAGGAGCGACCAAGTACCTGAACTCAGATAGGCCCACCCTTCGCCGATCGGCGCACCAACCACGGCGCTTGCCGTATCGTGCGTGGCAGGCGCTACAACCGTCATGTCCGGAAGCGCCAGTGCCCCGCGCACGTGGGAATGAACCCTGCCCAGTTGCACCCCAGGCTGCACTAGGTCCGGCATCACAGCGATCGGAAGGTCTAGTCGGTCAAAGAGTTCACACTCCCAGCGCCGTGTCGTCGCTCCTGCTAGTTGTGTGGTGCTCGCCATTGTTGCCTCACCAGTCAAACTCCCACAGAGATCGTGGTGAACAAGATCGGGCATCATAAGTAACCGTGAGGCATTCGCCGGCCACTCCCCTGCATCACGCTGTGCCACGAGCTGATAGACGGTGTTCAGTGCAAGAACCTGCACGCCGGTCAGGTGAAATAGTTCAATCGCCGGCACGGTCTTGAGTACACGTTCGACGACGCCTTCAGTACGCCGATCCCGGTAGCACACCGGATCCTCAAGTAAACGGCCATCAGCATCAATCAGACCATAGTCAACTCCCCAAGTATCCACGCCGAGACTAATTAGTTCTCCCTCGGCTCCTGCAGCCTTAGTGAGCCCGGTTCTGACCTCTTCAAATAGTTCCGAAATAGTCCAGCGCTGATGGCCCGACAAAACACGTGAGGTCACCGTAAAGCGGTGTACAACCTTTAATGAAACATTGCCGTCGTCAACGTGACCAACGACGACCCGGCCACTACTAGCTCCGAGATCGACGGCGACATAACACTTTCCTGACACGTGGTGAAGTTGTCCTTAGGGCCGGATGAGCGGTAGTCCCACGGGTCGACCGCCCCGCATAGCCGATCGGTCTGCCGCTAAGCAGACTTCCATCGTCTTCTGTGCATCGAAGACATTTAGGTGTGACTCACGCCCCGTGCGGACACAGTGCACTAGTTCGTCTATTTCTCCTTGAAATGGATGCTGCCGGACGTCAGCCGACGCTGGCATGTCGCACTCAACGCGGATGGCCGGGTTACCGTCGGCCGCACGCGTCTCCCGGAGGACCACGTCAGGGAACGGATTCGCCCGACGAAGCTCTGTGAGTGAAACTGCTTTGTCGTTCCAAAGAATGAGACCATCGACAAGCGTGGCGAGGTCTCCCATTAATTCGACTCCGAACGTGTAAGGCATCATGAAATCGGTCGAGCTTACCACCTGTCCGATCGCCCTTCGGCCAAGCTTTGCGTTGACCACAATCGAAGTCGGCCACTGGTAACCTTTAGTAAATCTCGTGTGGTACGCGCTCACCTCGGTGGGTTCCAACCCAGTGCACCATCGCATTGCGTCGACCGCATGGCAACCAGCCGCTAGAAGGTGACTACGTCCACTGTCGGCACGTCTCACCCACGACCAACCGGGATACCCACTTAGGATGCGGGACAGGTACTGAAAGCGTGCGTAACGGATCGTACCTAGCCAGCCTTCCTTGCGCATCCAGTGCGCGAAGCGGATGAACGGGTTGTAGTGCAGCACAAACGAAACGATTGTCCGAACCTTAGCTCGGTGCACCGCATCGCGAATCCGGACCAACTCACGAATGTCGAGCCCGGTAGGTTTCTCAAGCAGAATGTGTTTGTTCGCGTTAGCTGCAGCTACGGCTTGGTCGGCGTGTAAGTGATTTGGTGTAGCAATGACGACAATGTCGATATCAGACGCGTCGAGCAAATCCTGATACCGCCTGGTAAAACCAACGTCAGACACGTCCGCGTCAAAGCTCGCCAGTTTCTCCCGAGCGCGCACCTCCTGTCGACCACACATCCGAACGAGCCGAACGTGGGGATTCGCTTGGATCGCGCGCACGTGGGACGCCGCTACCCAGCCCGTACCGACAAGACCGACGCCGAGAGTTCTATTGGACAAGGTCATTCTTGCTCATCCGGTCTCTAGTCTCATCTGAAACGATAGCCGCTTGAGCAGCCTCGGACTCTTCGATTGGGTTGCAGTCGTGGTCGACGAGCAGAATATGCACTTCCTTCGGTCCATGCACTCCAATAGTAAGAGTTTGCTCAATGTCGGCTGTCCGACTCGGACCGGTTACGAACGCGACGTGACTACTGCACCTAACCAATTCATCGCACTCACCCATGAACACTGAGAGCGTCGGGTGAACGAGCGATGAGTGGAGGACCACCACATGTAGCGGCGGTAACAACCAAGCCAAACGCGATCGACCCGGTCCGCTACGAAGAACGACCGTCCCTGTATCCGCGAGTCCACCAACAGCACCAGTGAGCCCGGCGTCTGCGGTCGCCATCGCCGCCCACTCACGACTGAGCGTTTCTGCGTTAGCAGGCGTCGGCGGGTCCACGAGTTGGACGCCGTCATCGACCGCAGCTTTCATTAACTCCGAAATCGGTAAGTCATTGGGTTCCCAACTGATAAGCCGCTTGACGCCCGCATCACCTAATACACGCAGCACTATTTCGACAGAAAGGTCGCAACGGTCAGAGCGATGCACGATAGCGCCCACGGCTTCGGCTTCCTGCACGAAACGGTCGAGGAGCCTCGACGAATCCTTCGTAGGAATAGGCATCGGAGGGGCCGGTCGAGACTCCACCGGCACTCCCAACCGACCCGACCTGATTCGTTCTAAGATCGCACCCCGGCTTTCATTCATCTCCACTGCCCTCTTCACGATCACGCATCTCTTCGCTAAAAGTACGACTGGCGATCACCGGAAACTCCCGGGACTGCGTCCAGTTTGACAGTGGCGCCGGCAATCGGAACAGCCAGCCGTTAACGAAGAACATCCTCGTCAACTGGCGTACCACCGACACGCCGCACCTGAATAACCAAGGTTTCGTGGCCGCAATTCGATATAACCAGAAACCAACCCGAACCCACCGATTGCCCTTACCGGAATGAACAGTCTCGGCACGAAGCACTAGTAGCATCCGCGGGATGTCTATCCGGACCGGGCACACCTCGCGGCAAGCACCGCACAACGAACTGGCTTCAGGAAGTACGTGCCATGGCCCTTCCCGGTCAAGACTTGGCGTGAGCACAGCACCGATCGGTCCTGAATATACGCTGCCGTAGGCGTGTCCGCCAATCTGCTGATAGACCGGACATGCATTCAAACAGGCGCCACATCGGATGCACGCTAGGACCTCACCAACCTCGGTCCCGATGAGCCGGCTACGTCCGTTGTCCAGCAGTACAACATGTAACTCCTCCGGACCATCGGGGTCACCGCGGCGCGGCCCAGTGAGCAGATCCGTGTAAACCGTCAACTTCTGTCCAGTCGCAGAACGCGCAAGAACTAGTAGCATCACCGCGAGGTCATCGAGCGCTGGGACGACACGCTCAATACCCATCATCGCCACATGAATACGGGGAGCAGTGACGGTCAATGATGCATTACCTTCATTTGTCACAATTGCCAGTGAGCCCGTCGAGGCTACGCCAAAATTAACGCCGCTTATTCCCATTTCAGATTGCAAGAACACGTCGCGCAGCGCGGACCTAGCGGTCGCCGTCATTTCAACCGGATCGTCGGTCATCGGCACGCCTAACTTGTCCGCCAGTAACTGGCCGATCTGCTCGCGCGTCTTGTGCACGGCCGGCGCGATGATATGAGATGGCGTTTCGCCTGCAAGTTGGATGATGTATTCACCGAGGTCCGACTCGACAACGTCAAGACCGCCACTGATCAACGCCTGGTTGAGCTCAATCTCCTCGCTCACCATCGACTTTGATTTGACGACGCGCTTAACCGAGCGCGACCTAGCAAGGTCGAGGACAATCTCGTTCGCCTCCTGCGCATCGGAGGCCCAATGCACCTGTCCTCCTACCGACGTGACATTTGCTTCGAACTGTTCCAAATACTCGTCGAGCCTAGACAGGGTGTGTAGACGGATGCTCCGAGCACAGTCACGGACTGCATCAGCATCAGGAAGCGATGCTAATCCTGCAACACGTTTTGATGTGAAGCGTTCAGTCGTTCGATCAAGTGCGATGCGGAGCTGACCATCTGCTAACGCATGCGACACCCGTTGTTGAAACGACATCGACGGTGAGTTCATTCGGATTCCACCAAGACCTCGGCGAGATGTCGAACCGCAACATTCGAGCCACGACGCTTCAGTCCACCCTCAATGTGCATCAAGCACCCAGCATCACAAGCAACGACGGTGTCAGCCCCAGACTCCACGATCGCGTCGAGCTTCCGGTCGAGCATTGCGCTCGACAGTTCTCCCATCTTCACAGCGAATGTGCCACCAAAGCCACAACAGTCTTCGGCGCCAGGGAGGCTCACACACCGCGCATCGGCAATGCTGTCGAGTAGCTGGAGTGGCGCCGAACGAACGCCAAGACCGCGCAATAGATGACACGAGGGGTGGTAAGCAATCGTCCGTCGGCAACGCGCACCAACGTCGTGAACCTTCAGCACATCGCTGAGATACTGACTAAGCTCGTATGTACGGGCGGCTACACGCTCAACCTTCGAAGCATACGCCAGCTCATCAGCAAGTAGTGCACGATATCGGTGCACGATCATGTCACCGCACGACCCAGAAGGCACAACAATCGGCGCCGGTGATTTCTCCAATAGGTCGACCGTGTAACGTGCCATCGCCCGCGCATCAGCGAGACACCCCGAGTTGAACGCCGGTTGACCGCAACAAGTCTGGCCACTGGGCACGATAACCTTTACGCCGAGCCGTTCGAGTAAGCGCAGTGTCGCTAAGCCAGCAGCTGGTCGAATCGCGTCCACTAGACAGGTGGCAAACAACTGCGCTGAAAAAATGGTTTCTGACATGTCCTCTCAGTCAATTGGATTAAGAGTAATCGCACGTTGGCTATACCGAGATAACAGCTTCGGTAGAAATAATTCTATTAAGTGCATCCAGGAGTCTCATCGATATTGAATGAGCGCGACGCCAGTCATGACCAGCATTACGCCTATAACGCGCTCGATGCTTAACGAGTGCTGCGGGTAACCGACGACACCATAGTGATCAAGGAGGAGTGAGCCCACCATCTGACCGGCCACAACCGCCGCGACCAAGGTGGCCGCACCCAATCGGGGCGCCAACACGACCGCCGATGTGACGAAAGTCGCACCGAGCAGGCCGCCTGTCCAATGCCAGAAGGGCACACGACCGATCCATCCGGCCACCGGCAATCCGACACGACTCACAGCCAACATTAAAGCCAGTACGCAGGTGCCGACGCTAAAGGAAGCGAACGCGGCCCACAGCGGGTGACCTATGTGAGTGCGAAGCTGCGAGTTGATGCCCGCCTGCAAAGGCAGTGCGAGGCCAACGAGCACAGCAAAAAGTAGATAACTAGTCATTGGAGTTTACCCTCGAGCCTCAGCGGGATTACCACATAGTGAACACTACTTAACCACTCGCCTTCATCGTCCGCGCAATCTTCGCCCACACATCGCGGAGTGACACGGTGCGATTGAACACAAGTTGGCCGTCCGAAGAATCTGGATCGACACAGAAATACCCAAGACGTTCGAACTGGCATCGGTCTCCCGGTGCCATAGACGCCACGCTCGGCTCAACGCGGCACGTGTTGATTACTTCTAAGGAACCAGGATTGATCGCCTCAAGGAAATCGCGGTTTTCCCCAGGATGTTCATCGACGAATAGACGGTCGTACAGCCGCACCTGAGCCGTTAGGGCTTGCTCGACTGAAACCCAATGTAACGTCGCCTTCACCCTGCGGCCGTCTGGAGACGCCCCACCACGGGTGGTTGGGTCGTAGGTGCACCGTAGTTCAACAATTTCACCCTGACCATTCTTCACAACGTCGACACAAGTGATGAAGTAAGCGCCTCGGAGACGGACTTCACGACCAGGTGCCAACCGAAAAAATTTTTTCGGCGGATCCTCAGAAAAATCATCACGTTCCAAATACAAAACCCGAGAAAACGGGACCTTGCGGGTGCCTGCATCAGGGTTTTCAGGGTTGTTAAGAAGGTCCACCTCTTCTATCTTTTCTTCCGGGTAGTTCTGGATCACAACCTTGAGTGGCCGCAGGACCGCCATCACGCGAGGCGATGTCTGGTTTAGTTCTTCCCGTACAGCATGCTCAAGTACTGCAACATCAACTACATTCTTCCGCTTAGCCATCCCGATCCGGTCACAGAACGTGCGGATGGCTTTCGGCGGAAGCCCTCGGCGACGCATCCCCACCAAGGTCGGCAGGCGCGGATCGTCCCATCCAAAAACCAGCCCCTTCTCAATAAGCACTAGGAGCTGGCGTTTACTGAGTACCGTATAGGACAGATTCAATCTGGCAAATTCGATCTGCTGAGGGTGACATGTCACCTCGGTCTCAGTAAGCACCCAATCGTAGAGTGGTCGGTGATCCTCAAACTCGAGCGTGCACAGCGAATGCGTGATCTGTTCAATCGAATCTGACAATGCGTGCGTGAAGTCGTACATCGGGTACACGTACCACTGATTACCCGTCCGATGGTGTGTTGCACGTCGAATTCGATACAAGGTCGGATCACGCATGTTCATGTTGCCGGATGCCATGTCAATCTTGGCGCGCAGCACTTTCGACCCATCCGGAAACTCGCCGGCACGCATTCGGGCAAACAAGTCCAAGTTCTCTTCAACCGATCGATCGCGATATGGGCTCTCCCGACCCGGCGCGATCAGCGTGCCACGGTATTCACGGATCTGCTCAGCACTAAGATCGTCGACGTAAGCTTTACCCCTTTCGATGAGGCGCACAGCATAACCATACAGCCGCTCAAAATAGTCCGAAGCATAGTAAAGGTGCTTACCCCAATCAAAACCAAGCCAACGGATATCGTCTTGAATAGCATTAACGTATTCAACGTCCTCTTTCGTGGGGTTCGTGTCATCAAACCTCACGTTACAGGTGCCTCGGTAGTCCGCTGCGACCCCAAAATTTAAGCAGATTGACTTGGCGTGACCGATATGGAGGTAACCGTTGGGTTCAGGCGGAAACCGAGTCGCTATAGGACCGTCATGCTTCTGATTGACGAGATCGGCAGCAACGATCGTACGAATGAAATCGAGCGGTGGGGTTGAGCCCGTGTCCTTATCGGGGGTGCCTGGCGCACCAGTGGGCCCCTTAGTTGGTGGGGTCATGACATCATTCTATAGCTATAGTGTGATGACCTGACCGTCGATCGCTGAATCTATTTCGAGTTCTTCGAGTCAACTGAGTACGTCAGGGCCCATGTGAGTCAGAAGTAGCCGTCGGCATTCTATCAAGGCTCCGAACACCTGGAGCGCTCGTCCACACAAGGGGTCTTGGAACGGAACAACCAAGACAGTAGATAATTCGGGTCACCCAAGCAGTCGCTTG
The nucleotide sequence above comes from Vicinamibacterales bacterium. Encoded proteins:
- a CDS encoding rhamnulokinase family protein → MSGKCYVAVDLGASSGRVVVGHVDDGNVSLKVVHRFTVTSRVLSGHQRWTISELFEEVRTGLTKAAGAEGELISLGVDTWGVDYGLIDADGRLLEDPVCYRDRRTEGVVERVLKTVPAIELFHLTGVQVLALNTVYQLVAQRDAGEWPANASRLLMMPDLVHHDLCGSLTGEATMASTTQLAGATTRRWECELFDRLDLPIAVMPDLVQPGVQLGRVHSHVRGALALPDMTVVAPATHDTASAVVGAPIGEGWAYLSSGTWSLLGIETEVPLLTDTAREVGLTNEGGVEGKNRLLKNIAGMWILESCRKIWATQGEAIDFIDLSRAIALVRARQAFVLPDDPRFFNPPDMPRAIEAFLRESGQPVPGDYGGYARVVLESLALRYASVVEAIEHATGRAIVGIRIIGGGSQNRFLNQATADATGREVRAGPIEATALGNVIVQAISDGCFGNVGEAREAVARHMEDDVYEPTELEAWAEARTQYARLEREWGR
- a CDS encoding peptidoglycan DD-metalloendopeptidase family protein, which encodes MRLVSYLVVIPTAVLVGSTGCADPDLEPAAALAHVVDIDLPSESTVKAGTVPRNATFASLLESFGLSNNVVAAVVNQTRSVFDPRRLRAANDYEVVMSTDGNLVRLKYHIDSDSFLRIQRVGESRFQATIIPYVKERAVIAMSGEIDSARSSLVAAINSAGEEVQLAITMADVLGGEIDFNNDLRIGDSFRVLFERFLREDEYDDYGNVLATEFNNDGRRITATRFTPPGGDPGYYDDEGRSLKRMFLRSPLRFEPRITSRFSRNRMHPILGERRAHLGVDYGAATGTPVIAVANGTVVSVGWSGGSGRMVRLRHTGGYETYYLHLSAFASGMRPGVRVAQGQFIGRVGSTGLATGPHLDYRLKKNGVFLNPLVEHRKMPPGEPVPAEHLSLFRTERERIFGLLVDGPPIPAVLKVAAGAP
- a CDS encoding pyridoxal phosphate-dependent aminotransferase, which codes for MSNPTRVGLCYSKGLFNLLNETSLDYEVHPLGLPTARAAIATHLRGGAVIVAPQQIALTASTSEAYSLLFKILCNPGDEVLVPQPSYPLFEHLTRLDGVVSVPYRLEYSGLWSIDLDSVASAISSRTRAILIVSPNNPTGSYATNTELEELAELAKRYELALIGDEVFRPYPVATPFPPQPSVISSGAPLAFSLGGISKLLGLPQLKLAWIAVSGFDSVVTETLARLEIAYDTYLSVTTTVQRALGSLLESGCGVHEQIATRIRHNFDVLQRVTAEVPPCRVLPVGGGWSAVVRVPAVVSEEQRVLNLLEKHRVLVHPGYFFEFPEEAFIVCSLIPEPEVFAAGVARLVDGLGRAPGTK
- a CDS encoding zinc-dependent metalloprotease; its protein translation is MLRALLVAAYFALTALPLVAQPGSIEWRTEGMRRIEGYLPLYWDNDRGRLFLELTRFETELLYQVSLATGVGSNPLGLDRGRLGATRVVHFQRVGPRVLMIEPNYRYRAITTDADERRSVADSFAQSVTWGFEVEATSGPRVLVDATEFFLRDANNVADRLRHLNQGRFSLMPTRSAINLARTRGFPENIEVDARITFVAEDGSDPGSLLQQTTPSPRSVTLRQHHSFVELPDPTENGYRPRSVDPRVNTLGISFHDYAMPITESVERGWVIRHNLQKRDPTARVSEPVEPIVYYLDPGVPEPIRSALLDGASWWNDAFEEAGFQNAFQVRLLPDGADPMDVRYNMIHWVHRSTRGWSYGNQVIDPRTGEILKGNVRLGSLRARQDYLIGAGLAPPYGTFNDADSAWCMVAATPGLEYLQPLDPTADPEAMVLDRLRQLAAHEVGHAIGFAHNFAASTYGRASVMDYPAPLVQIRDGQIDLSDAYTEGIGNFDRFAVTYAYSQFAPDIDEATALEQIVSQGVANGMLFLTDADTRPAGAAHPLANLWDNGSDPVAMLRHEMDVRGIGLRQFGLRNISIGAPLSTLEIELLPLYLHHRYQLAAAVKALGGVHYTYAIRTVNGPSPPSPSQIVPVNQQRASLEAVLDTISPEALLLPPALLDLMPPRAFHSGGVTTEPFERRTAMTFDPITAAMTAADLAISALLQPERAARLVDFHSRDSEYPSFEEVTEALMSRTWGAPPPGEPRAELIQQAVERLTVDRLVQLAADSTALSQVRAIASNVLFELAENLDGAVSAHDRTTRDDIWRFLQRPDATYSPTPVPLTPPGDPIGTPSLPRR
- a CDS encoding Gfo/Idh/MocA family oxidoreductase; amino-acid sequence: MTLSNRTLGVGLVGTGWVAASHVRAIQANPHVRLVRMCGRQEVRAREKLASFDADVSDVGFTRRYQDLLDASDIDIVVIATPNHLHADQAVAAANANKHILLEKPTGLDIRELVRIRDAVHRAKVRTIVSFVLHYNPFIRFAHWMRKEGWLGTIRYARFQYLSRILSGYPGWSWVRRADSGRSHLLAAGCHAVDAMRWCTGLEPTEVSAYHTRFTKGYQWPTSIVVNAKLGRRAIGQVVSSTDFMMPYTFGVELMGDLATLVDGLILWNDKAVSLTELRRANPFPDVVLRETRAADGNPAIRVECDMPASADVRQHPFQGEIDELVHCVRTGRESHLNVFDAQKTMEVCLAADRSAMRGGRPVGLPLIRP
- a CDS encoding LUD domain-containing protein, which gives rise to MNESRGAILERIRSGRLGVPVESRPAPPMPIPTKDSSRLLDRFVQEAEAVGAIVHRSDRCDLSVEIVLRVLGDAGVKRLISWEPNDLPISELMKAAVDDGVQLVDPPTPANAETLSREWAAMATADAGLTGAVGGLADTGTVVLRSGPGRSRLAWLLPPLHVVVLHSSLVHPTLSVFMGECDELVRCSSHVAFVTGPSRTADIEQTLTIGVHGPKEVHILLVDHDCNPIEESEAAQAAIVSDETRDRMSKNDLVQ